The Chitinophaga pinensis DSM 2588 region AGTACCGTTTTTAAGGCGGCATAGGTGTCCTGCAGACTAACCCCTTTACGAAGATTACCCAGGTCAGCTATTTTGACGTCTCTGTGCCAGTAATATAAACTGTAAAATTCGCTTCTGACGATGTCCGGCGATTCTGGTCCTCTTTTACCGGGACCATATCCACGGTCCTCACTTACGCCGAGGAGGACCACGTCTGCTGCATCGAGATTGGGGATATGACCTTCCTCATAAGCATCGGTAACACCGCCGATCTGGAAGTCGTCATATGCCTGGTCATTATTCAGGCTGCCTTTGGAGATTGGTAACAGATAATCATGCAGATGCGTAAAGTCTGACATCACAACAACTTTTGTTTGGCGGCAAACCTACGAATCAATTATGAATTTATTGTGTCTGGAAAAGACGAACAGCGGATTGTTATCAATAGGGCACATCAGGGGTCACATGATCAATGTATGGTCATGAAATAATCCGCGAAGCTGTGAGATTAGTTCTTGTGGACGATGAATTCGAATGCTTTATGCTCCTTCCTGGAAAATGCTTTCTGTAGTACAGATCGTTTGCTGGTGATGCGGTTTTTGTTGCAATCAGCAACTTCCATAACATTACATAGGTATTCCATGGTCTCAACCATCGTAAGCATATCGCTGATCTGCTTCACTGCATATTGAATCTGTTGTTCGCTATACCGATCCTCATGCAGTAAGATCAATAAGTCCCTCTCAACCTGTTTCATTTGAATAATTTGACTGTTCCCTTAAAATTGTTAAAGGCGTTTCCATATAGGTGTAAGCGGCTTGGCGTATATAACAACTGGATGTCACAAGTTTTCCTTCAAGATCGGGAACTCAACGGCAAAAGACAAAGTACTTATTACTTAGTGCATACGTTTTTTATTCATGGTAGGGCATCCGCAGTCATTCTTCTTCAATACCTTACAACCCTGACTTACAATGATAAGACTACCGCACACTAGAAAGATAGTCATCCATTTTTTTATTCTCATATTACTCTTAAGTTAGTTCACTTTATTATAAAGCCTGTCCGTACGAGAGTTTACCGTTTCTTAACAGTGCGCTTTTCTAAATTAAGCTAATTTCGTAAAAATTTCAAATATTTGTCCACAATTTCTACGCGCAAAACGATTCTCATAGTCCCGCTCGACTGGGGATTGGGACATGCCACCCGCGACATCCCGCTTATCCATGAACTATTAAACGCTGGCTGCAAGGTTGTTATTGCAGCAGAGGGTAAACATGCCGCTCTCTTGCAGCAGGAGTTCCCGGAACTGACGATCCTTCCCTTACCTGGTTATCGCATCGAATACGCACAAAAAGGCTGGTTTTTCGGCTGGAAAATCATACAGCAGATCCCTAAGATCCTGAATGCGATCAAATTCGAACAGCAATGGCTGGAAAAAATGGTGGTAGCGCATCAGATAGATGCCGTGATTTCGGACAACCGCTTTGGTCTGTACCATAGCAAAATACCTACTGTTTTCATCTCACATCAGTTACTGATCAAGACGCCTTTCGGTGGTTTCATCGAAAAGTGGCTACAGGCACTCAACTACCGCTATATCAACCGGTACGGCGCCTGCTGGATCCCTGACTATGCTGACACCCATAACCTTTCCGGTATCCTGGCACATCCTTCAAAGCTGCCGGCCAATACAACCTACCTGGGTTGTCTCAGCCGTTTTGAAGACCGTCAGGACGTAAAACAACAATATGATCTGCTGGTACTCATCTCCGGTCCGGAACCTCAACGTTCCAACCTGGAGAAAATGATACTTGACCAGATCGGATCTTTACAGATAAGCGCCCTGATCGTCAGCGGTAAACCAGGTACCCCAGAGAAGAAACAGATCGCTCCGGGTGTACAGCAGGTTAACCACATGAATGCCAAGGAATTGAATGAAGCTATGCTGGCGTCCAAAATGGTATTGAGCCGTTCCGGCTATACCACACTGATGGACCTGGTGAAGCTGAATAAAAAGGCCATCCTGATCCCGACGCCTGGGCAGTCAGAACAGGAATACCTGGGTAAGTTCCTCATGAAAAAAGGATATTTCTACAATATCCCGCAGCATACATTCGACCTTAAAAAAGCACTCGAAGCTGCCGATAAATTCGACTTCAAATCATTTGAACATGAGCAGGATATGGAGCAGTATAAAGATGTAGTGAGGAAATGGGTCGCACAGCTCCAGCAGAACAACTAACATATTCGGGATATACATAAAATAAGAGAGAGGCGTCCGCCAAGGTGGACGCTTCTCTTTTTTATCTTTTCAGGTAACTTACTTCGCTGCAGCTGCAGTTAATCCTTCTACCGCTTTCTTATCACTACCCACAAATATCTGTTTGCCAACAATCGCTACCGGACGCTTCAGGAAAGAATACTCCTGCAATATCAGATCGCGGTAATCATTCTCCGTCAGTTCTTTTTCATGCAATCCCATCGGACGGTATTTCTGTGACCGGCGACTGAACAGTGCCTCATAAGTACCTGCCAACGCATGCATCTCTTCCAGCTGTGCAGGAGTGATCTTTTCTGTCTTGATATCCTGCAGCACAAATCCGTTCTCTTTTGCCTTCACTTCCTCCAATATACGCTTACAGGTGGTGCAGGTAGATAAATGATATATTTTCTTCATGTCGTTACGCTTTGCTACGCAAATATCCTTTTTTACAGGCAATGTCCAACGCATCCCTTGTCCGCTTACGTTAACACGCTTTGCGTTATACACACATACATTGCCCGTTTTCACATCCCGCTGTCAAGCTTCCTTGTACAAATTTTCTTAGCAGAAAAAAGGTCATTAACCGACGCTTTCCAATACTGATTTCTACCTGCTTATTGTTTGATTTTTTCACCTGAATTACAGCTCGTACACTCTCTTTCCCCAACTCCTAATTCGTCATTCGTAATTCCTAATTGTTTACTTTTGGCAGATGCAAAAGAAATTGTTTTTACTGGATGCAATGGCGCTCATCTATCGCGCGTACTATGCATTGATCAGAAATCCACGCCTGACCAGCACCGGGAGAAATACCAACGCACAGTTCGGTTTTACCTCCACCTTGCTGGACCTCATCAATAAGGAAAAGCCAACCCACATGGCTGTGGCGTTTGACACGCATGCCCCCACCGAAAGACACACCACCTTTGTTGATTATAAGGCCAACCGTATGGATGCGCCGGAAGATATCCTCGATTCACTGGACGATATCAAACGCATCATCAAAGGCTTCAATATACCTGTTGTTGAACTGGATGGCTATGAAGCAGATGACGTGATAGGCACCCTGGCATGGCAGGCTGCTGATGCCGGTTACGACGTATACATGGTAACCCCCGATAAAGACTATGGTCAGCTGGTAAGAAACAATGTGTTTATCTACAAACCTCCTTACATGGGCAACAAAGAAGAAATTCTTGGTCCGAAGGAAGTGTGTGAAAAATGGCAGATCACCGATGTTCACCAGGTAATAGATATCCTCGGACTGATGGGGGATGCTGTAGATAACATCCCGGGTATCCCTGGTGTGGGAGAGAAGACGGCGATGAAACTCTTGTCTCAGTATCACTCCGTAGAAGAAGTGATTGCGAATGCGGACAAGATCGGCGGAAAAATGGGAGAGAAGATCAAGGCCGGTGCAGAAAGTGCCGTTCTTTCCAAACAACTGGCCACCATCATCACAGATGTACCGGTTACTTTCCATGAAGAAGATTTCTGTATTAAAGACCCTAACAGGGAACAGCTGATAGAAGTTTTCACAGAACTGGAGTTCAAAACCCTGGGTAAACGTATTCTGGGTGATGGATTCGCAACGCCTGCTGCAGAACCGGCAACGCCTCCTAAAGTACAGCTGGATCTTTTCGGCAATGAAATACAGGGCGCCGCACCACCGGTTAGCGAAGAAGCACAGGACGTACCGCTCAGTATCATGGTGGCTGATAAGAATATCAACAACACTCCGCATAATTATATCCTGGCAGATACGCCTGAAAAAAGAGCGGAGCTCTTAGAACTCCTCCTGAAACAACAGGAGATCTCTTTTGATACAGAAACAACCGGCACAGATGCCAATGCGGTTGACCTGGTGGGGATGAGCTTCTCCATCAAAGCAGGAGAGGGCTGGTATATTCCCGTTCCGGCTGACAAAGCACAGGCACAAGCTATTGTAGATAGTTTCCTGCCACTGTTCAATACTACCCATATTACCCTCATTGGTCAGAATATCAAATACGATATGATCGTGATGAAATGGTACGGGGTTGAATTCAACGGTCCTGTCTTCGATACCATGCTGGCCCACTACCTTATCGAGCCGGAAGGCCGTCGTGGTATGGACCTGCTCAGTGCACAATACCTGCAATACGAACCTGTTTCTATCGAAACCCTGATCGGTAAAAAAGGAAAAGGCCAGGGCAATATGCGGGATGTGGAGATCGACAAGATCAAGGAATATGCAGTAGAAGATGCCGATATCACCCTGCAGCTGAAAGAGAAATTCGCTCCTTTATTGCCCCTCAAAGCGGTAGATAAAGTATTCTATGACGTGGAAAACCCACTGGTAAGAGTACTGACAGATATGGAATATGAGGGCATTGCGCTGGATATTCAGGCTTTATCCGATTACTCCCGTGAACTTGAAACAGAGATCAAACGCGCAGAAGAAAGTGTATATACACAGGCGGGTGTCCGCTTCAACCTCGCATCTCCTAAACAACTGGGAGAGGTGCTGTTTGAAAAACTGCTGCTGGATCCTAAAGCGAAAAAGACCAAGACTGGCCAATACGCTACCGGTGAGGACGTATTGGCAAAACTGGCCAATAAACACCAGATTGTAGAAGACATCCTGGTATTCCGCGAACTGAGCAAGCTGAAATCCACCTATGTGGATGCGTTGCCGCTGATGCTGAACAAGCGTACCAACCGTGTACACACTTCCTATAACCAGGCAGTAGCAGTAACCGGTCGTCTGAGTTCCAACAACCCGAACCTCCAGAATATTCCGATCCGTACCGACAGAGGTCGCGAAGTACGTAAGGCATTTGTTGCGAAAAATGAAGATTACGTATTGATGTCTGCGGATTACTCCCAGATCGAATTACGTATCATCGCCGCTATCAGTGGCGACGTACACATGATCGATGCCTTCCGTCAGGGACTGGATATCCATGCTGCCACCGCGGCAAAGGTATATGGTGTTGAACTGGCTGATGTAACTGCGGATATGCGCCGGAATGCCAAGAGTGTGAACTTCGGTATCATATACGGGGTGAGCGCCTTCGGTCTGTCGGAGAACCTGGGTATTGCCAGGGGAGAAGCCAAAACACTGATCGACAACTACTTTGCACAATACCCATCCATCAAAAAGTACATGGATGACCAGATAAAATCCGCCCAGCAGAACGGCTATGTGGAAACCTTACTGGGTCGTAAACGCTGGTTGAAAGACATTAACTCTTCCAACGCGGTGGTAAGAGGTTACGCGGAGCGTAACGCCATCAATATGCCGATACAGGGTACTGCGGCCGATATGATTAAACTGGCGATGATCTCTATCCATAAAACGCTCAAAAAAGAAAACCTCCGTTCCCGCATGATATTGCAGGTACATGACGAGTTGGTCTTTGATGTGCATAAAGATGAAATAGAGCAGATCAAACCACTGATCCAGGATGGTATGCGCAATGCCCTGCCACTGGCGGTACCGGTAGATGTTGAAATAGGTATTGGCGTCAACTGGTTACAGGCCCACTAATATGAGTCTTATTACTACAATTATATAGCTGTGGAAAAGCAATTACGAATGATGCCGGCGGGCACTGATAGCGTCCCTCATTCGTAATTGTCCCACCCACAGTACAGCCCCGGAATACATAGTAAAACTCCCTCGCAACATCATTGCAGCTACTGTATTTATCCCTGATAATTAATATTTTTTAACCTCCTTTGCCTCTTGCGTTTTCCAAAATCGTTTACTAGCTTTCGGCCATGATCCTGACCTCCCGTCTCCAATTGTTATCATGTACCCTGCAGTATTTCGAAGCGCTGTTGCAGGGCGAGGAGGTATTGAGTGAGTTACTCCACATCCGTATCCCCGAACCCTGGACCGAGTATCCGGAAATAATCCTCGTTGCTTACGATAAACTGCGTAATGACCCCTCTATGCTGGGTTGGTTTTTCTACCTCGTTATCCACAAAGAAGACAAATGCCTGATTGGTGCCGGTGGCTTTAAAGGACGCCCCGACAAAGACGGAACTGTTGAAATCGGTTATGAAATCTCTGCTCCCTACCGGGAACAAGGCTATGGTACAGAACTGACTCAGGCACTCGTACGCTTCGCGTTCAGTCATTCCTACGTGAACAAAGTCGTTGCCCACACAGAAGAAGAATACAATGCAGCCGTCAAAGTGCTCCAGAAATCAGGGATGCATTTTGTAGGAGAAGATCCCGAGCAACTCTGGAAATGGGAAATAACCCGCGACCAATACCAATGGCCGCAGGATTGAGATTCCAGCCACCTGCAATCTATTGCATCCCCCATTCATCAATCTTTAGTCTTTAAAAATGACCGTTTTAGCTTAGATTCGACCTCTTTATTTTACAACAAAAGCTAAAACACCATTAAGAATGAAGAAATGGGCGCTATGCCTTGCCGTTTTCTGTTCTACAGCGGCGATTGCACAAACAACCAATAAAGAAGGCAGTAATTACAAATTCACTGTTGTGAAGAACCTGGACGCAGGTGATGTTGAAAACCAGGGTAACACAGGTACCTGCTGGTCTTTCTCCGGTCTTTCTTTCTTCCAGGCAGAAGCTCTCCGCAATGGCAAGGGTAAAGATGTCAACCTGAGTGAAATGTTCGTTGTTAGGAGAATGTACCCGCTGAAGGCAGCGAATTATGTGCGTATGCATGGTAAAGCCAACTTCGGAGAAGGTGGTGGTTTCCCGGATGACCTGCTGTGTCTCCGTCAGTATGGTCTGGTACCTCAGAGCGTATATGATGGCAACCGCGTAAAAACATACAATCATGCCGAAATGACAGCGCTGCTGGAAGGTGTGGTGAAAAAAATCGGTGCTACCGAAACGACCATCAACCCAAACTGGAACAAAGCTGTTGACGGTGTCCTGAATGCTTACATCGGCGACGCTCCTGAAAAATTCGAATACAACGGTAAATCTTATACCTCCAGGACTTTCGCAAAAGACCTGGGTCTGGATGCAGATGACTATGTAATGGTCACCTCCTTCACACACCACCCATACTATGAACAGTTCGTGCTGGAAGTACCAGACAACTGGAACTGGGATAAAATGTACAACGTTACTTTAAACGACCTGACTACCATTGCAGAAAACGCAATCCAGAATGGTTATACTATCGCCTGGGCTGCTGACGTAAGCGAAAAAGGTTTCAACTTTGCACAGGGTCTGGCAATCGTTCCGGATGTTGCTGCCCTGACACCTGATCAGCTGCAGAAAGCATTCACCGAGCCGGTAAAAGAACTGACCATCACTCCTGAACTGCGTCAGCAGGCTTTCGACAACTACGAAACACAGGATGATCACGGTATGCACATCGTAGGTATGGCGAAAGACCAGAATGGTAAAGTATTCTTCCGTGTGAAAAACTCATGGGGTACTGCCAATCCAGGTAACGGTTACTTCTACGCTTCTGAGCCTTACTTTGCGTACAAAACCACCAGCATCATGGTGAACAAAAAGGCAATCCCCGCCGATATAGCAAAGAAACTGGGTATCAAATAAACACTGGTACTTCAAGATAAGCTGATGCTCTTAACAAGCGTGTTCAACAAAATAAAGGAGGCGGTCTGTAAAAGACCGCCTCCTTTATTTTAATAAGTCGATACCTGTGAGGCACTGGGTACTTCCCAGAGTTTAGTCACACCGGATGTCGTCATATTCCTGTAACGCACTTTCAGGTTCTTGCTCTCGGTACGTACGATATTGGTACCGCCGGAGAAAGTACCTCCATTGATCGTAACCGTTACATTATATTGTCCGCTGCCATTCGTGCGTAATACCTTACCAAAAGTCGTCACCCTGAAGTTGTTGATGTTAATTGTGCCATCTGCATTTATCTGCAACACCTTATCGTATGCATTCTTCGCAATACAGTTGTTCAGCGTAACCGTTCCTTTTGACTTCAGCGTCATGGCATCTTCTCCTACATCTATCCATTCTACGTTATCCAGCGTTGCATTACCATATACATGCACCCCATCGCAACCAGGAGCACCGATCTTTACATTCTTCAATGTTGCGCCATTCTCCAGTCTGAAGATAGGTTTCTGATTTTCTGCCTGACTACCATCGCCAAGACCCTGCGCAATAATAGTGTTACCCTTGCCGTCATAGGTTTCTCCTGCTTTTACAATAATGGTTTGTGTAATCGTTACGTTGGCCATTGCACCAACACCCACTGCCGCAATTACATCGGGAGTAATGTTTGCTACATCGGAGGCGTGTTCCTTTTTACAGCCCATAGCAAGAACGCCGGCTAACATAGCCGACAATAAAATCTGATTTGTTTTCATGTCAGTAGAATTTATAAATGATCAATAATTCATACAGTGGAATAGCAGGCATGACGATGCCGGTACCATATAGGTTCAGTTTTAAAACAGCAATGATTGAAATGGAAAAAGGGCTAATTAAGCTGGGCTTTCATCAGGGTTGAACTATCGTATTATTGTTCGCTTTTGATTCAGATCCGTGTTCGATAAGGTTGCTACAGGTTGATGATCGAAATTATCTAAAAACAACACATAACAGCATAATCAAGGGGTATATTTTTACGCAAACGATGCCGAGAACGATTCCGTAAAAAAGAATATTTGATTTAGTCAACTACCTGCCTTTGGGGGATGCTTTTTGATGCGTTTTTCTGGTCAAAAAGACGCTGGGAACAGGAAAATTTTATTGTTGGAGAGGGGGAGGTTTATTCAGCATAAAAATCACGGGGGTGCAGTGTCTGATTTTTATTGACTAAAGCAAGCACTTTAGTTGACATAGTCATATTTAAGAGACCAAAACCACAACTATAAAGGAAATCCCCAATTCCCTGTCTTTAGGTTTTATTTCCCTTCTATGCGTTGCGCTTCCTGGTAAGTACCTAATCTGAGCTTCACAGGAACCTGTGTTTGCTTCTCCCAGTTCCATTCTTTTTTGCAGAAAAAACCAAAATGTTGATCATAATAATCATTTGGTTTCAGGGGAGAATTTACCCTTGGGTTTGCACTATGCTGAGGCAACTGAAAAGAGGAAAAATAAAGCGGCGCCGCTACCGTTGTTTTACTTTCCGGCATCCATTTACTTGACTTGGTCAAAGGATAAAGTGGTCCCACTATCAATTTGGTCTGCCCGGATACTTGTGTAAGGCAACCAATCAACAATAATCCCGCTATGGTCGTAATTCTTCTCATCTTTATTTCATTTTATTGATCTTATACTAATTCTTCCCAGCTACCTGCACCTTCTCTGATCAGTTCCGGTTCGTCGCCGGTACAATCTACCACGGTAGAGAAGGTCATACCACCGATTCCGCCATCCACCACGATGTCTACAATACTACCAAATTTCTCGTGTATGATCTCGGGATCAGTATATTCCTCTACGTACGTTTCTATCGGAAGAGACGTACTCAGGATCGGATTACCGAGTTCTTTTACAATTGCACGGCTGATATTATTATCGGGTACACGTATACCAACAGTGTCCTTTTTCTGCTTCAGCAAACGGGGTACTGCCCGGCTGGCCGACAGGATAAATGTATATGGTCCCGGCAACGCTTTCTTCAGCATCCTGAAAGTGGGGGTGTCCACACTTTTAGCATAATCTGATAAATGACTGAGGTCATAACATATAAAAGAGAACTGGGCTTTGGCGGGGTTGATATGTTTAATACGACAGATTCTTTC contains the following coding sequences:
- a CDS encoding glycosyltransferase, which codes for MSTISTRKTILIVPLDWGLGHATRDIPLIHELLNAGCKVVIAAEGKHAALLQQEFPELTILPLPGYRIEYAQKGWFFGWKIIQQIPKILNAIKFEQQWLEKMVVAHQIDAVISDNRFGLYHSKIPTVFISHQLLIKTPFGGFIEKWLQALNYRYINRYGACWIPDYADTHNLSGILAHPSKLPANTTYLGCLSRFEDRQDVKQQYDLLVLISGPEPQRSNLEKMILDQIGSLQISALIVSGKPGTPEKKQIAPGVQQVNHMNAKELNEAMLASKMVLSRSGYTTLMDLVKLNKKAILIPTPGQSEQEYLGKFLMKKGYFYNIPQHTFDLKKALEAADKFDFKSFEHEQDMEQYKDVVRKWVAQLQQNN
- a CDS encoding GNAT family N-acetyltransferase is translated as MILTSRLQLLSCTLQYFEALLQGEEVLSELLHIRIPEPWTEYPEIILVAYDKLRNDPSMLGWFFYLVIHKEDKCLIGAGGFKGRPDKDGTVEIGYEISAPYREQGYGTELTQALVRFAFSHSYVNKVVAHTEEEYNAAVKVLQKSGMHFVGEDPEQLWKWEITRDQYQWPQD
- a CDS encoding arsenate reductase family protein encodes the protein MKKIYHLSTCTTCKRILEEVKAKENGFVLQDIKTEKITPAQLEEMHALAGTYEALFSRRSQKYRPMGLHEKELTENDYRDLILQEYSFLKRPVAIVGKQIFVGSDKKAVEGLTAAAAK
- a CDS encoding pectate lyase is translated as MKTNQILLSAMLAGVLAMGCKKEHASDVANITPDVIAAVGVGAMANVTITQTIIVKAGETYDGKGNTIIAQGLGDGSQAENQKPIFRLENGATLKNVKIGAPGCDGVHVYGNATLDNVEWIDVGEDAMTLKSKGTVTLNNCIAKNAYDKVLQINADGTININNFRVTTFGKVLRTNGSGQYNVTVTINGGTFSGGTNIVRTESKNLKVRYRNMTTSGVTKLWEVPSASQVSTY
- a CDS encoding L-threonylcarbamoyladenylate synthase, whose product is MLLTVHPDNPNPRHLKTIVECLKDGGVIIYPTDTVYGMGCDICQPKAVERICRIKHINPAKAQFSFICYDLSHLSDYAKSVDTPTFRMLKKALPGPYTFILSASRAVPRLLKQKKDTVGIRVPDNNISRAIVKELGNPILSTSLPIETYVEEYTDPEIIHEKFGSIVDIVVDGGIGGMTFSTVVDCTGDEPELIREGAGSWEELV
- a CDS encoding aminopeptidase C is translated as MKKWALCLAVFCSTAAIAQTTNKEGSNYKFTVVKNLDAGDVENQGNTGTCWSFSGLSFFQAEALRNGKGKDVNLSEMFVVRRMYPLKAANYVRMHGKANFGEGGGFPDDLLCLRQYGLVPQSVYDGNRVKTYNHAEMTALLEGVVKKIGATETTINPNWNKAVDGVLNAYIGDAPEKFEYNGKSYTSRTFAKDLGLDADDYVMVTSFTHHPYYEQFVLEVPDNWNWDKMYNVTLNDLTTIAENAIQNGYTIAWAADVSEKGFNFAQGLAIVPDVAALTPDQLQKAFTEPVKELTITPELRQQAFDNYETQDDHGMHIVGMAKDQNGKVFFRVKNSWGTANPGNGYFYASEPYFAYKTTSIMVNKKAIPADIAKKLGIK
- the polA gene encoding DNA polymerase I, producing the protein MQKKLFLLDAMALIYRAYYALIRNPRLTSTGRNTNAQFGFTSTLLDLINKEKPTHMAVAFDTHAPTERHTTFVDYKANRMDAPEDILDSLDDIKRIIKGFNIPVVELDGYEADDVIGTLAWQAADAGYDVYMVTPDKDYGQLVRNNVFIYKPPYMGNKEEILGPKEVCEKWQITDVHQVIDILGLMGDAVDNIPGIPGVGEKTAMKLLSQYHSVEEVIANADKIGGKMGEKIKAGAESAVLSKQLATIITDVPVTFHEEDFCIKDPNREQLIEVFTELEFKTLGKRILGDGFATPAAEPATPPKVQLDLFGNEIQGAAPPVSEEAQDVPLSIMVADKNINNTPHNYILADTPEKRAELLELLLKQQEISFDTETTGTDANAVDLVGMSFSIKAGEGWYIPVPADKAQAQAIVDSFLPLFNTTHITLIGQNIKYDMIVMKWYGVEFNGPVFDTMLAHYLIEPEGRRGMDLLSAQYLQYEPVSIETLIGKKGKGQGNMRDVEIDKIKEYAVEDADITLQLKEKFAPLLPLKAVDKVFYDVENPLVRVLTDMEYEGIALDIQALSDYSRELETEIKRAEESVYTQAGVRFNLASPKQLGEVLFEKLLLDPKAKKTKTGQYATGEDVLAKLANKHQIVEDILVFRELSKLKSTYVDALPLMLNKRTNRVHTSYNQAVAVTGRLSSNNPNLQNIPIRTDRGREVRKAFVAKNEDYVLMSADYSQIELRIIAAISGDVHMIDAFRQGLDIHAATAAKVYGVELADVTADMRRNAKSVNFGIIYGVSAFGLSENLGIARGEAKTLIDNYFAQYPSIKKYMDDQIKSAQQNGYVETLLGRKRWLKDINSSNAVVRGYAERNAINMPIQGTAADMIKLAMISIHKTLKKENLRSRMILQVHDELVFDVHKDEIEQIKPLIQDGMRNALPLAVPVDVEIGIGVNWLQAH